The Thermus hydrothermalis nucleotide sequence GGGGTGCGCTTGGCCAGGAGGGCCAGGTCCACGTCCTCCGCCAAGGGCTTACCCCGGGCGTGGATGCGCAGGATCTGTTCCCGCCCCCGCACGTCCGGAGCGTCTATGGCCACCTGCCGGTCAAAGCGGCCGGGGCGGAGAAGGGCGGGGTCCAGGACGTCCGGGCGGTTGGTGGCCGCCATGACGATGATGGTGGAGTCCTTCTCAAAGCCGTCCATCTCCACCAAGAGTTGGTTTAGGGTCTGCTCCCGCTCGTCGTTCCCCCCGCCCACCCCGGCGCCCCGCCGCCGGCCCACGGCGTCTATCTCGTCAATGAAGACGATGCAGGGGGCGTGGCGCTTAGCCGTTTCAAAGAGGTCCCGCACCCGGGCCGCCCCCACCCCCACGAACATCTCCACGAAGTCGGACCCCGAGGCGGTGATGAAGGGTACCTTGGCCTCCCCCGCCACCGCCCGGGCGATGTGGGTCTTCCCCACCCCGGGCGGCCCCACCAGGAGGACCCCTTTGGGGATGCGGGCCCCCATCTCGTGGAAGCGGCTCGGGTTTTTCAGGAACTCCACGATCTCCCTAAGCTCCTCCTTGGCCTCCTCCGCCCCAGCCACGTCCTTGAAGGTCACCTTGGGGGCCTCGGTGAGCACCTTGGCCCGGCTTTTGGTGAAGCTAAAGGCGGAATCGGAAGGCCCCGCCCTGCCCGTGCGGGAGAAGTAGAAAAGCGCCCCGATGAGTAGGCCCACCAGCAACAAGGGCCAGAGGAAGCCCAAGGGGCTTTGCCCCTGGGGAGGCTCCACCCGCACGCTCACCCCCCGCTTCATCCAGGCCTCCAAGGTGTCGTTGTCGGGGGGGCTTGCGGCGTAGGTGGTGAAGGTGGACCCGTCCACCAGGGTCCCCTGGATGCGGGTGTCCCCGGCGCGCACCACCACCTCCTTGACCCGGCCCGCCTGCAGGTCCTCGAGGAAGGTGGTGTAGTTCACCGCCCCGCCGGCGCTGCCCATGGTGCCCGCCAAGCTAAACGCCCAGGCCAGGAGGAGCAAGCCCAGGACGAAAACCAGGAAATTCAAAGGAAGCCGGGACATGTCTTCTCCTAGGGTACACGCAAGGCCCGGCTTCAGGGTAGCCCGCGGCACTATGACAAAACCTTGCTCAACTCTCTTGACTGAAAAGAATGGAGGCCTTATGCTTGAGGTTGAGAGGTGAGCTATGGCAAAGGCAGTGGGCATTGACCTCGGCACCACCAACAGCGTCATCGCCGTGATGGAAGGCGGCAAGCCCGTGGTGCTGGAAAACGCCGAAGGCGAGCGGGTGACCCCCAGCGTGGTGGCCT carries:
- the ftsH gene encoding ATP-dependent zinc metalloprotease FtsH; the encoded protein is MSRLPLNFLVFVLGLLLLAWAFSLAGTMGSAGGAVNYTTFLEDLQAGRVKEVVVRAGDTRIQGTLVDGSTFTTYAASPPDNDTLEAWMKRGVSVRVEPPQGQSPLGFLWPLLLVGLLIGALFYFSRTGRAGPSDSAFSFTKSRAKVLTEAPKVTFKDVAGAEEAKEELREIVEFLKNPSRFHEMGARIPKGVLLVGPPGVGKTHIARAVAGEAKVPFITASGSDFVEMFVGVGAARVRDLFETAKRHAPCIVFIDEIDAVGRRRGAGVGGGNDEREQTLNQLLVEMDGFEKDSTIIVMAATNRPDVLDPALLRPGRFDRQVAIDAPDVRGREQILRIHARGKPLAEDVDLALLAKRTPGFVGADLENLLNEAALLAAREGRKKITMKDLEEAADRVMMGPAKKSLVLTPRDRQITAYHEAGHALAAHFLEHADGVHKVTIVPRGRALGFMMPRREDMLHWSRKRLLDQIAVALAGRAAEELVFEDVTTGAENDFRQATELARRMITEWGMHPEFGPVAYAVREDTYLGGYDVRQYSEETAKRIDEAVRRLIEEQYARVKRLLEEKREVLERVAETLLERETLTAEEFQKVVEGLPLEEEKPQEREEREAPRVVPKIKPGGALGGA